In Nitrospiria bacterium, one DNA window encodes the following:
- a CDS encoding ankyrin repeat domain-containing protein produces MEKFTKALSLFGIGWGMVFSVGMGDVSAQGLHVRVDPADISPRTTLMDAGWNGRYAEVQDLVKKSDGYVNIQDPNGRTPLMAASINGHVSVAEVLLASGANVNIKDKNGEMALMHAALNGHTVIVRALLAKGADVNARTNAGETALMMAASRGHSPVVRELLRHDAEINAKTGENETALMLASQFGHVRAVQALLKKSDVGVGFRNKEGDNALSLAAREGHNVIVRLLVQPR; encoded by the coding sequence ATGGAAAAATTTACAAAGGCGCTGAGTCTTTTCGGAATCGGTTGGGGAATGGTTTTTTCCGTTGGGATGGGGGACGTGTCCGCTCAAGGCCTTCATGTACGCGTGGACCCCGCAGATATTTCTCCAAGAACAACATTGATGGATGCCGGTTGGAACGGTCGTTACGCAGAAGTGCAGGACTTGGTGAAAAAGTCGGACGGCTACGTCAACATCCAAGACCCCAACGGAAGAACCCCTCTGATGGCCGCGTCCATTAATGGCCATGTTTCCGTCGCAGAAGTCCTTTTGGCCAGTGGTGCAAACGTCAATATCAAAGATAAGAATGGGGAAATGGCCTTGATGCACGCGGCACTGAACGGCCATACCGTGATCGTCCGGGCACTCCTCGCCAAGGGTGCGGATGTCAACGCAAGGACGAATGCCGGCGAGACGGCCTTAATGATGGCGGCATCCCGTGGCCATTCCCCTGTGGTCCGAGAATTGTTGCGACATGATGCGGAAATCAACGCGAAGACCGGGGAGAATGAAACGGCCTTGATGCTGGCTTCCCAATTCGGGCACGTTCGAGCGGTGCAAGCCTTGTTGAAAAAGTCCGACGTCGGCGTCGGATTCAGAAACAAGGAGGGGGATAACGCCTTGTCCCTCGCGGCGAGGGAAGGGCATAACGTCATCGTGCGGCTATTGGTTCAGCCTAGATAA